The Chloroflexota bacterium DNA segment CCCCGCCTACGATCCTGCAGTCGCTGCGCGACGCTCCAGTCTCACCGGACGACGGCTGTTCCCGGTCTCCGTCGCGCAGCGACGGTGTGACTGTAGGCGGGGGTTTCAACCCCCGACCGCCCGTTCCATGATGCTTCGGGGACACCAATGAACATGCCATCGCCCTGTCAGCGACCGTGAGTGACTCCGCCGCAACGGAAGCGCAATCTCCTGGCAGTCGCGAGTCATGCCGGCCGCGAGAGATACGAACCCGGATTCAGCCGGTCGATGCTGGGCGCGGCGCGAGCCGGCGGCGCACCGTCCAGAGCAGCGCGATGGCGAGCACCGTCATCCAGCCCTTCCCCACCACCTGACCCGCCAGGAACTCAAGGCTGCCGAATGCCAGCAGCAGGAACAGAATGCTGTCCGCGACCAGCCCCACGGTGTTGGACAGGGCCACGGCGAGCAGCCAGTTCCGTTCGCGGAGCGGCGTGTACACGGCGAAGTCTGCGAGCTCGCTGGCGAGGAACGCGACGCCGCTGGCGATGGCGAGGCCCGGTGACAGGATGGCCGAGACGCCCGCCCCGACGACGATGGCCCCGACGGTCCACTTGCGCCCGAGCTGCTCCTGCACCAGATCTCGCAGGGTGAACGCCAGCCCGGCAAAGTAGACCCCGGCCGGCGCCAGCAGCCCGAAACCGACCGGCACCAGACCGAAGGTGGAGATGGCCCAGTTGGCCAGGACAATCACCAGGATGTAGCCGATCAGGTAGGGCATGCGGGTCCGTCTCCAGGGGGTGCTGGCTCGGTCGGCGAGGGCGCAGCTCCGAGGGGTCGAGGCGGGAAGCCGGGCGTGGCGTGATCAGCATCATCCGGCACCGGCGCGGCCTCCGGCGAGCCGACCACGTCGAATCTGATGCCGTCGTGACCCAGGAAGCGCGTACGCATGGTGGCGATGGCCGCGGGGTTGTTGTCCACCAGCAGGAACTGACGCCCAAGCTCCAGGCAGGCCGCGCCGGTCGTGCCGCTGCCGGCGAAGAAGTCGGCCACGAGGCCCCCGGGCGGCGAGGACGCCTGGACGATGCGCCGCAGGATGCCCAGCGGCTTCTGGCTTGGATATCCTGTCCGCTCCTTGCCAGCGGTCGGCACGATGGTGTGCCACCACGTGTCGGTCGGGAGCTTGCCGCGCGCTGCCTTCTCGGCGCCGACCAGCCCCGGAGCCATGTAGGGGATCCGCTCGACGGCCTCGGCGTCGAAGTAGTAGCGGTCGACGTCCTTGACGTACACCAGGATGGTGTCATGCTTGGCGGGCCAGCGGCGGCGCGGCCGTCCGCCGAAGTCGTAGGCCCAGATGATCTCGTTCAGGAAGCAGGCGCGCCCGAAGATCAGGTCGAGCAAGAGCTTGCAGTAGTGGGCCTCGCGGTAGTCGATGTGGAAGTAGAGCGTTCCTGACGGCTTGAGCACACGATGGATCTCGGCCAGGCGGGGCTCGATGAACGCGAGGTAGTCGTCGTGGATGTCCACGTAGCTGGCCCGCCCCAGCGCTACCGTCCGATACCGCTGTCCCTGGAAGCCCGTTCGGTCGCCGTCGTCGTCGCGGGCGGTCTTCAGGCGCGTCAGCACCTGTGCTCGGCCCGTATTGAAGGGCGGATCGACGTACACGAGGTCAATCAACCGGTCGGGCAGGCCCGCCAGCACGTCCAGGTTGTCGGAATGGAGCACCCGGCCGCGCCCGCCGTCTGGCAGGAACGGGTGCGCGTCGATGCTCGCCTGACCGGTCACCCGCATGGCCTCGTGGTGTGTGACGATGGGGCCGCCGCTCGCCCGGGGGCAGATCGGCCGGCGGCCCGACTCCGCTCGCTAGCTGGCAGGAACCGGCTGCGCCTGCCGCGGGGCTTCGCCCAGTGCCGCGAGGATCGCATCGCCGACCTCGCGGGTGGTGCACGTTCCGCCCAGGTCCGGCGTCAGCATGCCGGCCGCCGTCACCGATTCGATGGCCGCCATGATCGCGCTCGCTTCCAGCGGCAGCCCGAGGTGCTCGAGCATCAGGGCGGCGCTCCAGACGGCGGCAATCGGGTTCGCGATCCCCTTGCCGGCGATGTCCGGCGCGGAGCCGTGGACCGGCTCGAACATGCTCGGGAAGCGGCGCTCGGGGTTGAGATTCGCGCTCGCCGCGATCCCCAGGCTGCCGGCCAGGGCGCTCCCCAGGTCCGACAGGATGTCGGCGAACAGGTTCGAGGCGACCACCACCTCCAGTGTGTCCGGCCGCAGCACGAAGCGCGCCGCCATCGCATCCACCAGCCACTGCTCGGTCTCGACGCCGGGGTACTCCTGGCTGACGCGCCGGAACACCTCGTCCCAGAGCACCATGCCGTACTGCTGGGCGTTCGACTTGGTGACGCTGGTGACCTTCTTGCGCTTGCGGGTCAGGGCCAGTTCGAAGGCGTAGCGGATGACGCGCTCGCAGCCCTCCTCGGTGAAGAGGCCGGCCTGAATGGCGACCTCCTTGCCGCGCCCGCGCCCGGAGAGGTTGCGGCCGCCGATGCCGGCGTACTCGCCCTCGCTGTTCTCGCGGACGACGATCCAGTCCATGTTGTCACGGGTCGCGGCGCGGAGCGGACTCTCGACGCCGGGCAGCAGCTGGACTGGCCGAATGTTCACGTACTGGTCGAAACCCTG contains these protein-coding regions:
- a CDS encoding VUT family protein — its product is MPYLIGYILVIVLANWAISTFGLVPVGFGLLAPAGVYFAGLAFTLRDLVQEQLGRKWTVGAIVVGAGVSAILSPGLAIASGVAFLASELADFAVYTPLRERNWLLAVALSNTVGLVADSILFLLLAFGSLEFLAGQVVGKGWMTVLAIALLWTVRRRLAPRPASTG
- a CDS encoding site-specific DNA-methyltransferase, encoding MRVTGQASIDAHPFLPDGGRGRVLHSDNLDVLAGLPDRLIDLVYVDPPFNTGRAQVLTRLKTARDDDGDRTGFQGQRYRTVALGRASYVDIHDDYLAFIEPRLAEIHRVLKPSGTLYFHIDYREAHYCKLLLDLIFGRACFLNEIIWAYDFGGRPRRRWPAKHDTILVYVKDVDRYYFDAEAVERIPYMAPGLVGAEKAARGKLPTDTWWHTIVPTAGKERTGYPSQKPLGILRRIVQASSPPGGLVADFFAGSGTTGAACLELGRQFLLVDNNPAAIATMRTRFLGHDGIRFDVVGSPEAAPVPDDADHATPGFPPRPLGAAPSPTEPAPPGDGPACPT
- a CDS encoding tartrate dehydrogenase; amino-acid sequence: MAAATPTTLRIAVIPGDGIGQEVVPEGIRVLDRLAERSGGRISFEYESFPWGCQYYQETGRMIDEAALESLKTFDAIYFGAVGWPGVPDHISLWGLRLAICQGFDQYVNIRPVQLLPGVESPLRAATRDNMDWIVVRENSEGEYAGIGGRNLSGRGRGKEVAIQAGLFTEEGCERVIRYAFELALTRKRKKVTSVTKSNAQQYGMVLWDEVFRRVSQEYPGVETEQWLVDAMAARFVLRPDTLEVVVASNLFADILSDLGSALAGSLGIAASANLNPERRFPSMFEPVHGSAPDIAGKGIANPIAAVWSAALMLEHLGLPLEASAIMAAIESVTAAGMLTPDLGGTCTTREVGDAILAALGEAPRQAQPVPAS